A region from the Prevotella melaninogenica genome encodes:
- a CDS encoding TonB-dependent receptor: MDFTNRIIASIVFCGLSINGIAQTLTGCVVGKDDRKPIAYATVTLKENRLYAFTDEKGCFTIKNVPKGKCTAVISCLGYAEQTIVVTINADGATLNVRLAEDNLQLDEVQVVAHRKKDEITTSYTIDRKTLDNQQIMTLGDIAQLLPGGKSVNPSLMNDSKLTLRSGSSERGNASFGTAIEVDGVRLNNNAMMGETAGVSTRGVSASNIESVEVVPGIASVEYGDLTNGVVKVKTRRGSSPFILEGSINQHTRQIALHKGLDLGKNTGLINFSLEHARSFSDAASPYTAYQRNVLSLHYMNVFMKKTLPLTLDIGLNGGMGGYDSKADPDRNLNSYYKVKDNNVGGNVRLDWLLNKSWITNLNFTAAFTYADKRSESYSNESSSSTQPYIHTLTEGYNIAEDYDKNPSANIILGPTGYWYLRGFGDSKPFTYSLKLKANWNKSFGKFRNRLLVGAEWTSSKNKGKGTYYENMRYAPTWREYRFDALPALNNMALYAEDKLSMAIDTKQNVELTAGVREDITSILGSEYGTVGSLSPRLNMRYMLRFGQESWVNSLSLHSGWGKSVKLPSFQVLYPSPSYRDMLAFSSTSDANNRSYYAYYTYPSKAQYNAALKWQHANQWDLGMELRTKIADVNLSFFHSKVFNPYMATNVYSPFTYKYTSPAKLQASGIDAANRLFAIDPQTGIVTVSDASGAKKPVVLGYDERNTYVTNTKYVNADPLSRYGLEWIVDFKQIKALRTQVRVDGKYYHYKAQDETLFADVPVGLNTRQSDGKLYQYIGYYRGGAATSTNYTANASPSNGSVSGQVDVNVTLTTHIPKIRLIIALRMESSLYTYSRATSSRGYVVNSGNEYFGEPYNGKTKNQTVIVYPEYYSTWDAPETLVPFAEKLRWAATNDRGLYNDLTQLVVRTNYPYTLNPNKLSAFWSANLSVTKEIGKHVSISFYANNFFNTLAQVHSSQTGLETSLFGSGYVPSFYYGLSLRLKI; the protein is encoded by the coding sequence ATGGACTTCACGAATAGGATAATAGCGTCTATTGTATTTTGCGGACTAAGTATCAATGGTATTGCACAGACACTTACAGGTTGTGTTGTTGGCAAAGATGATCGTAAGCCTATCGCCTACGCAACAGTCACATTGAAGGAGAATCGCTTATACGCTTTTACGGACGAAAAAGGTTGTTTCACGATAAAAAACGTACCGAAAGGAAAGTGTACAGCGGTGATTTCTTGTCTTGGTTATGCAGAACAAACAATAGTTGTCACCATTAATGCTGATGGTGCCACACTCAACGTGCGCCTTGCCGAAGACAATCTTCAACTTGATGAAGTACAAGTTGTTGCGCATCGAAAGAAGGATGAGATAACCACTTCTTACACCATTGATCGTAAGACATTAGACAATCAACAGATAATGACTTTGGGCGATATTGCTCAGCTTTTACCGGGTGGTAAGAGTGTGAACCCTTCTTTGATGAATGATAGCAAATTGACTTTGCGAAGCGGTTCATCAGAGCGAGGCAACGCGTCGTTTGGTACAGCCATAGAAGTGGATGGCGTTCGACTTAACAACAATGCTATGATGGGTGAAACAGCTGGTGTGAGCACACGGGGGGTAAGTGCTTCTAACATTGAAAGTGTGGAAGTTGTACCCGGTATTGCCTCCGTTGAATACGGCGATCTCACCAACGGTGTAGTAAAGGTAAAGACACGCAGAGGTAGTTCACCTTTCATCTTAGAAGGAAGTATCAATCAGCACACCCGCCAAATAGCCCTTCACAAAGGATTAGACTTGGGCAAGAATACAGGACTCATCAATTTCTCCCTTGAGCATGCACGCTCTTTCTCGGATGCTGCATCGCCATACACTGCTTATCAGCGCAATGTGCTATCACTGCACTATATGAATGTCTTTATGAAGAAGACACTGCCTCTGACCTTAGACATCGGTCTGAATGGAGGCATGGGAGGTTATGATTCAAAGGCAGACCCTGACCGCAACTTGAACAGTTACTATAAGGTTAAGGATAATAATGTGGGTGGTAATGTGCGCCTTGACTGGTTGCTGAACAAGTCATGGATAACCAACCTTAATTTTACAGCAGCCTTCACCTACGCTGACAAACGCTCAGAAAGTTATAGCAACGAGAGTAGTAGTTCTACACAACCTTATATCCACACCTTGACGGAGGGATATAACATTGCTGAAGACTACGATAAGAACCCTTCTGCCAACATCATCCTTGGTCCTACGGGTTATTGGTATCTACGTGGCTTTGGCGACTCAAAGCCATTCACCTATAGTTTGAAGCTAAAGGCTAATTGGAACAAATCATTTGGAAAGTTCCGCAATCGCCTACTTGTTGGTGCAGAGTGGACCAGCAGTAAGAACAAAGGAAAGGGAACATACTACGAGAATATGCGCTATGCACCAACATGGCGAGAATATCGTTTTGATGCCCTTCCCGCTTTGAACAATATGGCACTCTATGCCGAGGATAAGCTCTCAATGGCTATCGATACCAAACAGAATGTTGAACTGACAGCAGGTGTGCGTGAGGATATCACCTCGATTCTCGGCTCAGAGTATGGAACAGTGGGTAGTCTTTCACCACGACTGAATATGCGCTATATGCTTCGCTTCGGACAAGAAAGTTGGGTAAACAGTCTTAGCTTACATTCAGGATGGGGCAAGAGCGTGAAACTTCCAAGTTTCCAAGTACTCTACCCTTCTCCATCTTATCGTGACATGTTAGCTTTCTCATCTACGAGTGATGCTAACAACCGCTCGTATTACGCTTATTACACCTACCCTTCAAAGGCACAATACAATGCTGCTTTGAAGTGGCAACACGCCAACCAGTGGGATTTAGGTATGGAGTTAAGAACAAAGATTGCTGATGTCAACTTGTCGTTCTTCCATAGTAAGGTATTCAATCCTTACATGGCGACGAATGTTTACTCACCTTTCACATATAAATACACATCACCTGCTAAACTTCAAGCGAGCGGTATTGATGCGGCTAATCGACTCTTTGCGATTGACCCACAGACAGGTATTGTGACTGTGAGCGATGCCAGTGGTGCAAAAAAACCAGTTGTACTCGGTTATGACGAGCGCAACACCTACGTTACCAATACAAAATATGTGAATGCTGACCCATTGAGTCGCTATGGCTTAGAATGGATTGTAGACTTCAAACAGATTAAGGCTCTCCGCACACAGGTACGTGTAGATGGTAAGTATTATCATTATAAGGCACAGGACGAAACACTCTTTGCGGATGTACCTGTAGGTCTGAACACACGCCAATCAGACGGAAAGCTCTATCAGTATATTGGTTATTATCGTGGTGGTGCAGCTACTTCAACCAACTATACCGCCAATGCTTCACCATCAAATGGCTCTGTTAGTGGGCAGGTAGATGTGAATGTCACATTGACGACACATATACCAAAGATTCGACTCATCATTGCTTTGCGTATGGAAAGTTCACTTTATACTTACAGTAGAGCTACCAGTAGCCGAGGATATGTTGTGAATAGTGGGAATGAATACTTTGGTGAGCCATATAATGGTAAGACAAAGAACCAGACAGTAATCGTCTATCCAGAGTATTATAGCACATGGGATGCACCAGAAACATTGGTTCCTTTTGCTGAAAAACTACGTTGGGCAGCAACGAATGACAGAGGATTATACAACGACCTGACACAGTTGGTTGTGCGAACAAACTATCCTTACACGTTGAATCCAAATAAGCTGAGCGCCTTCTGGTCGGCTAATTTAAGTGTAACAAAAGAAATTGGCAAACACGTATCTATATCGTTCTATGCCAATAACTTCTTCAACACACTTGCTCAAGTACACTCTTCCCAGACAGGACTTGAAACGAGTCTCTTTGGTAGTGGGTATGTACCGAGCTTCTATTACGGACTTTCATTAAGATTAAAGATATAA
- a CDS encoding T9SS type A sorting domain-containing protein, translated as MKKISFIGLIALALSFIPLSGFAQTVQEKIITYLVLTETNGTKTEFALNSYPVITIEANDLVITCEGKKLSTALTGVQDYHFIEKKVTTSISSVPANDPKGETTTPSFSFNNAEVSGLKAGARVVIYNLNGTQISSVTADGEGRVTLDLSSLPKGVYILRTPTKSFKFMNK; from the coding sequence ATGAAGAAAATAAGTTTTATAGGGCTTATCGCTTTGGCACTGTCGTTCATACCCCTTAGTGGCTTTGCACAGACAGTACAAGAGAAGATAATCACCTACCTTGTCTTGACCGAAACGAATGGAACAAAGACCGAGTTTGCTTTGAATTCATACCCTGTTATAACCATAGAGGCTAATGACCTTGTTATTACTTGTGAGGGTAAGAAGTTATCAACAGCACTGACAGGAGTACAGGACTACCATTTCATTGAGAAGAAAGTTACAACAAGCATCAGTAGCGTTCCTGCAAATGACCCCAAAGGTGAGACAACAACTCCAAGTTTCTCATTCAATAATGCTGAGGTAAGTGGGTTGAAAGCAGGCGCAAGGGTTGTCATTTACAATCTTAATGGTACACAAATCAGCTCTGTAACAGCAGATGGGGAGGGACGAGTTACCCTTGACCTCTCGTCTTTACCAAAGGGTGTCTACATCCTTCGCACACCTACCAAGAGCTTTAAGTTTATGAACAAGTAA
- a CDS encoding DUF4876 domain-containing protein, with translation MKKILLLLVAVFAFVSNINAQTWNMVVTHNDGTVQVIKASDVKNVTFQLPDQNADQVIIKELYTTGVPDDKDPKKFFQSDKGFILYNNGGKTAVISNLAIGILDPYNAHAANAWYSASATEPSYVSQGWVPAACGIWYFQNSLVIEPYSQVVINCMGAIDNTKTYSKSVNYANKDYYTMYDPESGFNNTYYYPTPADVIPASHYLKAVEFGQANAWPLSVSSPCFFIFQTKGTTPAAFANDASNIVYAPGKPQTKVFAVLKVPTDWILDGVEVYQDIKESKSKKRFGSDVDAGYVKQTIKLGHSVYRNVDAEATKKIEGNTAKLVYDYKYGTDPSGIDAEASMKKGAKIVYMDTNNSTADFHERKQFSLRD, from the coding sequence ATGAAGAAAATATTACTTCTCCTTGTTGCTGTATTTGCTTTTGTCAGCAACATTAACGCACAAACATGGAATATGGTTGTGACACATAACGATGGTACTGTCCAAGTTATCAAGGCTTCAGATGTAAAGAACGTTACTTTCCAACTACCTGATCAGAATGCTGACCAAGTTATCATTAAGGAACTGTACACAACAGGTGTACCAGACGATAAAGACCCCAAGAAGTTCTTCCAATCTGACAAGGGTTTTATCCTCTACAACAATGGTGGTAAGACAGCGGTAATCAGCAACTTGGCTATTGGTATATTAGATCCATACAATGCACATGCTGCAAATGCATGGTATAGTGCAAGTGCGACAGAGCCATCTTATGTATCACAGGGATGGGTTCCAGCAGCTTGTGGTATATGGTACTTCCAAAATTCATTGGTGATTGAACCTTACTCACAGGTTGTTATTAACTGTATGGGAGCAATAGATAACACCAAGACCTATTCAAAGAGCGTTAACTATGCCAACAAGGACTACTATACAATGTATGATCCAGAGTCTGGTTTCAATAATACATATTATTATCCTACACCAGCTGATGTCATCCCAGCAAGCCATTATCTTAAAGCCGTAGAGTTTGGGCAAGCCAATGCTTGGCCACTTAGTGTATCTTCTCCATGTTTCTTTATCTTCCAAACAAAGGGTACAACACCTGCTGCTTTTGCAAACGATGCAAGCAATATCGTTTATGCACCGGGCAAACCACAGACAAAAGTTTTTGCTGTATTGAAGGTTCCTACAGACTGGATTCTTGATGGTGTTGAGGTTTATCAGGATATTAAAGAGAGTAAGAGTAAAAAGCGTTTCGGCTCTGACGTGGATGCTGGTTATGTGAAGCAGACTATCAAACTTGGTCACAGTGTATACCGCAATGTGGATGCTGAAGCAACTAAGAAGATTGAAGGCAATACAGCTAAGTTGGTCTACGACTACAAGTATGGTACAGACCCAAGTGGTATCGATGCTGAAGCATCTATGAAGAAGGGAGCAAAGATTGTCTACATGGACACTAACAACTCTACTGCTGACTTCCACGAGCGCAAACAGTTCTCACTTAGAGACTAA
- a CDS encoding DUF6850 family outer membrane beta-barrel protein, producing MTLILAGASLSTSLNAQEQAKDSLLHRDFSFVANSDAWLRSDNAAALARFKTKNISLAEAYVQYGKGGFVNYDESPRTVQAGANVSSFYRLTDRIVLLGSMRYDNFSGRNMTGSAFIQTQRLPFDIVEDSLNHAGTKHRDTYNLMGALSWEIYKGLAIGTKVDFTAANVAKYKDLRHKTKLMDLALTTGVYIPLQPFSLGLDYTYRRNTESIIFSTYASNAQEFTSYINYGPWIGKTEPFSSSGFTDSNREQPMLNEYHGLGLQFSWDILPNLSWFNNFGGTYRKGYYGRKSPYTIVHSDHHSNIYDYQTHLSLKLDKQVHHLYFSFSSENLVNEMNAYRSNKNEQGAYFYQYLDPVKSANKAWNDVHLGYTGYYGVINELPLWTIEAGANLSHRKQTGYSYPYLRRQDIHTTEAYTSLTRNLLFRKGVLSLQAGFAYKKGKGDAFEEGTLTQPSDKQNGFPTMDVLMYREYKYLTDPQYSLLLGIKYAFVLPGTKMKTYTAFDFTHRHTNDGNAYLVGRNYSTGRLNIGCTF from the coding sequence ATGACACTTATACTGGCTGGAGCATCCCTCTCTACCAGCCTCAACGCACAGGAGCAGGCTAAGGATAGTCTGCTCCATCGTGATTTTAGCTTCGTTGCCAACAGCGATGCATGGCTGAGAAGTGACAATGCTGCAGCCTTGGCACGATTTAAGACTAAAAACATTTCTTTGGCTGAAGCGTATGTGCAGTATGGCAAGGGAGGCTTTGTCAACTATGACGAGTCGCCACGTACCGTGCAAGCGGGTGCCAACGTGTCTTCATTCTATCGTTTGACGGACAGGATTGTCCTATTGGGAAGTATGCGTTATGACAACTTCTCTGGGCGCAACATGACAGGTTCAGCATTCATACAGACCCAACGTCTGCCCTTTGATATCGTAGAAGACTCGCTAAACCATGCTGGCACAAAACATCGTGACACCTATAATCTTATGGGCGCATTGTCTTGGGAGATATATAAAGGACTTGCCATTGGTACAAAGGTGGACTTCACTGCGGCAAATGTTGCTAAGTATAAGGATTTAAGACATAAGACAAAGCTAATGGATTTAGCCCTCACTACTGGCGTCTATATACCATTACAGCCTTTTAGTCTTGGTCTTGACTATACTTACCGACGGAACACAGAAAGCATAATCTTTAGTACCTACGCTTCAAATGCACAGGAGTTTACATCTTATATCAACTATGGACCGTGGATTGGTAAGACTGAACCCTTCAGTAGTTCGGGCTTTACAGACAGCAATAGGGAGCAACCGATGCTCAATGAATATCATGGTTTAGGACTACAATTTAGCTGGGACATCCTACCGAATCTCTCATGGTTTAACAACTTTGGCGGTACATATCGCAAAGGTTATTACGGCAGGAAGTCACCCTATACGATAGTTCACTCCGATCATCATAGCAACATCTATGACTATCAGACACACCTATCTTTGAAACTCGACAAGCAGGTACATCATCTTTATTTCAGCTTTTCAAGTGAGAATCTTGTCAACGAGATGAATGCTTATCGCTCTAACAAAAACGAACAAGGGGCATACTTCTATCAATATCTTGACCCTGTGAAGAGTGCTAACAAGGCTTGGAACGATGTGCATCTTGGCTATACTGGCTATTATGGCGTTATAAACGAGTTACCTCTCTGGACGATAGAAGCGGGCGCTAACCTCTCTCATCGCAAGCAGACTGGCTACAGCTACCCTTACCTCCGACGTCAAGACATCCACACAACAGAGGCTTATACAAGTCTTACACGTAACCTCCTTTTCCGAAAGGGAGTACTTTCACTACAAGCTGGCTTTGCCTACAAGAAGGGAAAGGGTGATGCTTTCGAGGAAGGAACATTGACACAACCTTCTGACAAGCAGAATGGATTCCCAACGATGGACGTACTAATGTATCGTGAGTATAAGTATCTTACAGACCCGCAATACTCCCTCCTGCTTGGCATTAAGTATGCCTTTGTACTTCCGGGAACAAAGATGAAGACGTACACTGCCTTTGACTTCACCCATCGTCACACCAATGACGGAAATGCTTACCTTGTAGGTAGGAACTATTCAACGGGCAGACTGAATATTGGTTGTACGTTCTAA
- a CDS encoding M16 family metallopeptidase, protein MLINKRIINALVLLLLVTGAMAQNVSTDNSFRIGKLKNGMTYYIRHNAKEKGIADFYIAQRVGSILEEPNQRGLAHFLEHMAFNGSKNFKNTPTSPSIVHWCEAHGIKFGTNLNAYTSIDETVYNVSSVPVKQDSTIDSTLLILHDWSHYLDLEDKEIDKERGVIHEEWRTRRAGMASQRLMEEALPIIYRGTKYEDCLPIGKMEIVDSFPYKALRDYYHKWYRPDLQAIIVVGDIDVDKMEQKIQSIFSAIPMPENAARREYFPVSDNDKMIVASLKDSEQPIMLVTLYMKREATPDAEKSTVKYQRDGYVDDLVSYMIGERLNEMQDKNPKPCLSASARLGQFLISRTKDAFVLSFGARQEDVKGSFDAAVGTIEQIRQHGFTPSELTRAKAFRQKVIDRQYNERNDRRNSYYVRRAKQNFLDNELITTEAYDKQLDDQFFNEVTLDEVNAAMREAITNKNQVLVVYSPDKAGVNVPSDAQFEQMVLDAQAKTYPKYVEKKLDDKLIETLPKKGRIKSEKAGLHGTTEITLSNGVKVYFKKTDYQKDAVTLNFFAEGGSSLYPVKDLINTQFISAAVKEGGVGRFSATELNKFLAGKTVRINAGVGNETQSISGNSSIKDIRTLFELTYLYFTNLRRDDQAFQSELNRMRSFLTNREASPNVSYNDSIAAIVYGNSPRVQPLKAASLDKVSYDRVLEIYKERFSNASNFKMIVMGNIDIAQLRPLLEQYIASLPSTGKKETFAKTYPDVRNCNETHRFEKKMKTPLARVTVFYTWDEPYTAKTDLELDVFKRVLSIAYTDSVREEKGGVYGVKLQQSLNATSNPHAMLKIAFDTDPDKYNMVMPIITKQIEHIANKGPEAVSLQKVKEYLLKQYDQSSVTNDYWLYVIYNQLRHGVDFDKDYKATVRNITAADIQRIARNLIKSNRRIEVTMQSEKEK, encoded by the coding sequence ATGTTAATAAACAAAAGAATCATCAATGCGCTTGTGCTCCTGCTCCTCGTGACAGGTGCTATGGCGCAGAATGTCAGTACCGACAACAGCTTCCGTATAGGTAAGTTGAAGAACGGTATGACTTATTACATACGCCACAATGCCAAAGAGAAAGGGATAGCCGACTTCTACATTGCACAGCGTGTGGGGAGTATTCTCGAAGAACCTAACCAAAGAGGCTTGGCTCACTTCCTTGAACACATGGCTTTCAATGGTAGTAAGAACTTCAAGAATACACCTACCTCACCAAGTATCGTTCACTGGTGTGAGGCACATGGTATTAAGTTCGGTACCAACCTTAATGCTTACACCTCGATTGACGAAACCGTTTACAACGTCAGTTCCGTACCTGTAAAGCAGGATTCAACTATCGACTCTACCCTACTTATCCTCCACGACTGGAGTCATTACTTGGACCTTGAGGACAAAGAGATAGATAAGGAACGTGGTGTTATCCACGAAGAGTGGCGTACACGCCGTGCAGGTATGGCTTCACAACGTCTAATGGAAGAGGCGTTGCCAATTATCTATCGTGGAACAAAGTATGAAGACTGTCTGCCAATCGGCAAGATGGAGATTGTAGACAGCTTCCCTTACAAGGCTCTTCGTGACTATTACCACAAGTGGTATCGCCCAGATTTGCAGGCTATCATCGTTGTGGGCGATATTGACGTAGACAAGATGGAACAGAAGATACAGTCTATCTTCTCAGCTATCCCAATGCCCGAGAATGCTGCTCGTCGTGAATATTTCCCAGTAAGCGACAACGACAAGATGATTGTGGCTTCGCTGAAAGATTCTGAACAGCCTATCATGCTCGTTACACTTTATATGAAGCGTGAGGCTACACCAGATGCAGAGAAGTCTACTGTGAAGTATCAGCGAGACGGATATGTTGACGACTTGGTCTCTTATATGATTGGCGAACGCCTCAACGAGATGCAGGACAAGAATCCAAAACCTTGTTTGAGTGCTTCTGCACGATTGGGACAATTCTTAATTAGCCGTACAAAAGATGCTTTTGTTCTTTCTTTCGGTGCTCGTCAGGAAGATGTAAAGGGTTCATTTGATGCAGCTGTGGGAACAATTGAGCAGATTCGCCAGCATGGGTTTACTCCTTCAGAACTCACTCGTGCCAAAGCCTTCCGCCAGAAGGTGATTGACCGCCAATACAATGAGCGCAACGACCGTCGCAATTCATATTATGTGCGTCGTGCTAAGCAGAACTTCCTCGATAATGAACTCATCACCACCGAAGCATACGACAAACAACTCGACGACCAGTTCTTTAATGAGGTGACACTCGACGAGGTGAATGCTGCTATGCGTGAAGCTATCACGAATAAGAATCAAGTGCTTGTTGTCTATTCTCCAGACAAAGCAGGCGTAAATGTTCCCTCAGATGCGCAGTTTGAGCAAATGGTTCTCGATGCACAGGCAAAGACCTATCCTAAGTATGTTGAGAAGAAGTTGGACGATAAACTTATAGAGACGTTACCGAAGAAGGGACGTATCAAGAGTGAGAAAGCAGGCTTGCACGGAACAACGGAAATCACACTGAGCAATGGTGTGAAAGTTTACTTCAAGAAGACCGACTATCAGAAGGATGCTGTGACACTGAACTTCTTTGCAGAAGGTGGTTCTTCCCTCTATCCTGTTAAGGACTTGATCAACACGCAGTTTATCTCAGCTGCTGTAAAGGAAGGTGGTGTAGGACGTTTCAGTGCAACAGAACTCAATAAGTTCTTAGCTGGCAAGACCGTTCGTATCAACGCAGGTGTAGGCAATGAAACACAGTCTATCAGCGGTAATTCATCTATCAAAGACATCCGTACACTCTTTGAACTTACTTACTTGTATTTTACGAACTTACGTCGTGATGACCAAGCTTTCCAGTCAGAGCTCAACCGTATGCGCTCTTTCCTCACCAACCGTGAGGCAAGTCCTAACGTTAGCTACAACGACTCTATCGCTGCCATCGTTTATGGTAATTCGCCACGTGTACAACCACTCAAGGCTGCATCACTTGACAAGGTAAGCTATGACCGTGTTCTCGAGATTTACAAGGAGCGCTTCAGCAATGCCTCTAACTTCAAAATGATCGTCATGGGTAACATTGACATCGCTCAGTTGCGCCCTCTCTTAGAGCAATACATTGCTTCACTGCCATCAACAGGCAAGAAGGAAACCTTTGCGAAGACCTATCCTGACGTGCGCAACTGCAACGAGACCCACCGCTTTGAAAAGAAGATGAAGACGCCATTGGCACGTGTAACCGTCTTCTACACATGGGACGAACCTTACACAGCTAAGACTGATTTGGAACTCGACGTCTTCAAGCGTGTATTGTCTATCGCCTATACCGACTCTGTCCGTGAGGAGAAAGGTGGAGTGTATGGTGTGAAACTACAGCAGAGTTTGAACGCAACAAGCAACCCTCACGCCATGTTGAAGATTGCCTTTGATACCGACCCAGACAAATATAATATGGTTATGCCAATCATCACAAAGCAGATTGAGCATATTGCCAACAAGGGTCCAGAGGCAGTAAGTCTGCAGAAGGTGAAGGAATACCTCTTAAAGCAGTACGACCAATCTTCTGTTACCAATGACTACTGGCTCTACGTGATATACAACCAGTTGCGCCACGGAGTTGACTTTGACAAGGACTACAAGGCTACTGTGCGCAACATCACAGCTGCCGACATCCAGCGTATTGCCCGCAACCTTATCAAGAGCAACCGCCGAATAGAAGTGACAATGCAGTCTGAAAAGGAGAAGTAA
- a CDS encoding carboxypeptidase-like regulatory domain-containing protein: protein MKKYITLCLLILLVQSISAQRIVEGVVTDVGGHPVSAAIIKTIDAITKKTLHFCQTDTKGKFTITAQEGNILSISAISYKKQELKVTMDMPAQHITLEEDTKTLSEITVKAKPIKIKGDTIQYLLTTYKKKETEHWLMFLRVSLVLR, encoded by the coding sequence ATGAAGAAATATATTACCTTATGTTTGCTTATCCTACTTGTACAGTCAATAAGTGCACAGAGGATAGTGGAAGGTGTCGTTACTGACGTAGGAGGACACCCTGTGTCTGCAGCTATTATCAAGACTATAGATGCCATCACAAAAAAGACATTACATTTTTGTCAGACAGATACAAAGGGGAAGTTTACCATTACAGCACAAGAAGGTAATATTCTATCTATTTCAGCAATAAGCTATAAAAAGCAGGAACTAAAGGTTACAATGGATATGCCTGCACAGCATATTACATTAGAGGAAGATACGAAAACGTTATCGGAGATAACGGTGAAAGCAAAACCAATTAAGATAAAAGGCGATACGATTCAGTATCTACTCACAACCTATAAAAAGAAGGAGACCGAACATTGGCTGATGTTCTTGCGCGTGTCCCTGGTTTTGAGGTGA
- a CDS encoding GLPGLI family protein, which yields MKLYSFCITFMLSLLSCFGQETHIIEPSILEISYHTKYLNSYDDYALRIGKNVSEYFSYHTLRFDSLGSNPETALAIINEKIKAARNNNKTIPTVKSPNSRDYLYRNLEDGKMTTYTQVWDSYYKITEDIPTPKWSIHEDSTRSVIGFNCTMATTHFRGRDWKVWFSEEIPLPLGPWKLGGLPGLILAAHCDGYLDIIASSIKREQLSPVKFYNFWEKKYKDIDRLSYLKKASDPTIYPKNTTFIPKMELE from the coding sequence ATGAAATTATACTCTTTCTGTATCACATTCATGTTGTCACTGCTTAGTTGCTTTGGACAAGAGACACATATCATTGAACCGAGCATTCTCGAAATCAGTTATCACACAAAGTATCTTAACAGTTATGATGACTATGCACTTAGGATAGGGAAAAATGTAAGTGAATACTTTAGCTATCATACTTTGCGCTTCGATTCCTTAGGAAGCAACCCTGAGACAGCTTTGGCGATAATTAATGAAAAGATAAAAGCTGCTCGCAATAATAATAAGACTATTCCGACAGTAAAAAGTCCTAATAGTCGTGATTATCTTTACAGAAATCTTGAAGACGGAAAAATGACAACTTACACACAGGTCTGGGACTCTTATTATAAGATAACAGAAGACATACCCACACCAAAATGGTCTATTCACGAAGACAGTACACGAAGTGTCATAGGCTTTAATTGTACGATGGCGACCACCCATTTCCGTGGACGAGACTGGAAGGTATGGTTCAGTGAGGAGATTCCTTTACCGCTTGGTCCGTGGAAATTAGGTGGACTACCAGGTTTAATCTTAGCTGCACATTGCGATGGCTATTTAGACATAATTGCTAGTAGCATTAAAAGAGAACAATTGTCACCTGTCAAGTTTTATAATTTCTGGGAGAAAAAGTATAAGGATATAGACCGGCTCTCTTATTTAAAAAAGGCTTCAGACCCTACGATCTATCCAAAGAATACAACCTTTATTCCCAAAATGGAGTTAGAATAA